The genome window ttttgaaattttaccaattaattttcaaacccacataacttttttctaaatgaaGCTATCAGTAAGTTATCAACTAGTAAAATattgcaaataaaattttaaacatttttttaattttcaatttttgaaattttttctcccAGCCGAGTTACACGCCTTTCAACCCAACCCACCTTCTCATGCAAGTCCTTGAACATTCTATTGAAGAACAGAGGCCAATTGAAATGCGGCAACGACCTTCTCATCTCTCCCAACGTGATTTTGGTGTAGAGCTCCGCAATATCGTGCCGATGCTCGTCTGCCATagttatctgaaatttcagtcaatttttacgTAAAAAGTCAGTAATCAACTCACATTGGCCAGCGCAGTctcaaaatcgataatttccttGGCGTCCAGTGTGGCTCTGGTGCGGTCGGCATCCAGAAGAATGAGGacgtctctgaaaaatttttttaaaaatcgataatcgtCAGACATGCcctctttttccaaaagttttccagtttttgccagtttttctGAACGTTGCCCaagtttgttattttccaaaaattgttatcaCCCAAGCTTTACCCAATTTTACTCCGCTTGCCCAAAATTTGCCCAAACTCGcttatttgtcaaaaaaatttgcacgtTCTCTGCCCgtattttgccggttttttgcctttttttttgcttgtttttttgactgtttttgcttgttttctgcctgtttttttttcgcctgTTTTACCTGTTTTGCCGGTTCTTACCCGTTGTTTGCCCGTTTCTTGCCTCTTTTTTGCCTCTTTTCACCCTTCCTACCCCCTTACCGTATCAACTGCAAGTACGCCATGCGCTCCTCGTTCTCGGCTGCCACGTAGAAATCCCGGGCGAATAGGTTAAGCTGTGGCtgatcaatctgaaaatttataacttttttaaaagaatgaatttctgctgaaaattacCAGGAGGACGTGGCGCTGAGAATTTTTGTCGTCCGGTTGAACAGTCGCTTTAAATAGGCTATCTGCTTTGAATTTGGCCACCATGTCggctgaaaattccagatttttgagAGGCTtaagcaaacgcgctccaccgaactaCGGAGatagcaagcgcgctccactgAACTACGGAGATAACAAGCGCGCTCCACTGAACTACGGAGATAGCAAACGCGCCCCACTGAACTTCTTTCACTCACCGTACAACATCTCAATACTCGCATCGGGCTTCATCTGATGCCCGAGACTCGGCCATCCGCCGAAACTTTTCACCACCTCGTCGAACGTCGTCCGCCAGTTGTCCAGAATTTCCGACTCGTTCAGAcacaaattataaaaatatttggccTTCCCGACGGCAGATGTCTCGTAGTCATACGGCTCGTCGTTCTCGTCgagaagttctgaaaaaagggAATTTCTGGGTTGTCGAATAGTtgccgagaaaaaaaacagacctTTCAGCGCAAACTCGAGGTCCTGGCCGaggttctcaaaatttgagacaCTCGGCGCGTCGTCTGGTATCGGGTGTCCTTTGATCCATTGACCACAAGCGAATTCGTAGAAATCATCGCAGGGGTCGACGGAAGAGTTCATGGATGATAATATCACGGATGCTGGAATGAGGATAAGTATGGGTACTTCTATGGGACCTATGGCCCTTGCTAAGGATCATGTGGGTCGAGTAGGCATTTGCTATGGGACCTATGGACTGACTAGGATCCTTCAAAGAGGTAAGTATGGGTCTTTGGGGCCTACCCATGGAAACATCTGTGGGTTGGGCCTGTGGACAATTTGGGACTACTAGGACCTATTGATACCTATCCCACAAAACCACAGATCCCTCTATCTTTTTCTTCCCGGAACTCTTCCAAATTTGGAACTCATTACGCTCGCCCTAATGAACCCCAAATTAACTTCCcccaaaaaaaacccaccAGTTTTGATGCATCCCGGCGAAAGACAAACGTCTGAGCTGTCCTTATAGTTGATGTAGAAATAAATAGCGGCGCCTAAGACTAACAGGAATAAAATGAGCAATATCAGTGCGATGATGGCCCATATCCTCGTCCATCGCGATCCGGGGCTTTTTGTGGTGCCATCTGGAAGTAGGAAGATTTGTGGTGGACTGGGAAGTTTGAAACGAGAGAGGATCAGTAACTGTGCTCTACTGAACTATaagcttcaaattttgctcCACTGGACTAGGGCCTCTACAATGGCGCTCTACAGGACTCCAGGCTCACTGTAAGGACGCTCCAAACAACTACAGGATCATTGAATTACTACTTTAGAAACTGCGCTCCACCGAACTGTGTAGCTATCGCGCTCTACCTCACCTTCCTCGTCGGGCCTCATATCGGGAGGCGTCCGACCGTTCTGCTCCGGCTGCTTCGCAATTTTGGCTCGACCGGGCTCCGAGAGTCAAATCCAAGTAAGTTCcagaactttccaaatttttctcagccGTTTTTCCAGTGGTCCGCGACTTGTATTCAAGGCATGGATTCTTTCAccctttcagttttttttcagatgttttttttagatgttttgGGGCTTTTTCCtttctctctgaaaattttagggaACAGTTGTTGCGGAAATACTTGACAAATTtgggcgaaaaaaaaactaacactTTTAGGAAATGGGAAGGAAAACAACGcgcggaaaattgaaagaaaaacggaagaaaTATGAAGATTTATTAGAGGAGAAAGAGATGAATGTGTGAATGAGATTTTTGAAGCTGTGGGGTAAAGTGGGAGGACAAACAGACAAACAAACAgacaaacaaattttcagaaaattcagaacgtttgtaaaactttttctggaaaatttgaattatttagcACCAGCTTAGCAATTgctaattaattaaataattttcagcggGAACTTGAaacttcaattaaatttttttcgagaaaaacaggaaattttacaaaatttttcaattttcaaatttttgaattagtcaaaaattttaaattgttccgggaaatttaagaaatttgggaagttttcaagaaatgttttggaattttttttttccaaactttctgaaaactccaaaatatttttgggttttgcaaaatcacgtggtgtcaggctgtcccattttggtttgatctaggtagatctacaaaaaatgcgggagaagagacgcagagttctcaactgattttgcatggttaagaacgcgctgacgtcacattttttggatgcgaaaattcccgcattttttgtagatcaaaccgtaatgggacaacctggcaacaatttttttatcaattattttccaaatttcccaaaaaaaaaacaaaactttcaaatttagcTCCCAAAAAACCCgccgccgaaaaaaaaaccgaaaaaccaaAGCACCACTTAAAATATGATGAGGTCGTTTTTATAAACTTTGTGCAAGTGTCTGTGTTTTctgttacaaaaaaaagagcccCCCGGAGCCGCTGTTGTAAACAATTGAGGAACACTGGGCGCGGCTTGGCACAGTGCCAAGTGGGAATCGGAATGGGCGGAGTCAGAagttatacaatttttttaaaatcctttTTGGCGGTAAAAAAGCCcgtttggtattttttttgaataacaaaATTGggcgggaaaatttaaatttcaaaaaaaaacttgacgattttggctgaaatttcaaatttcaaattttaggtagaaaacaaattctaaaaaattgtacaaaaccGGAAAAAGTGCTACGCGACATGTGTGTGTGCCTATCATCATCACATcactcaaaatcaaaatatttcgacTAGAGCTCCCGGAGCCACTTTGCGAAGAGCATCGTCCCTCAGCCAACTGTTCCCCCCATCGCAATCTACCCCAATTTTCGGCTTGAGCGTGTGTGATCAATCTTAAAAATGACGCACACGTGTCAAAATATATATAGgagggaaaaaagttttttttgtggagaGTTGGGAGCAGGAAAAAAGAGCGAagaatgttgaatttttgatcgaCGCGCCTGAAAttgggattttgaaaaaaaaaatcgatgagtcaggtatctggaaaaaaatggggaaatttCGTCAAGCT of Caenorhabditis elegans chromosome II contains these proteins:
- the T05A8.11 gene encoding uncharacterized protein (Confirmed by transcript evidence), which gives rise to MEKRLRKIWKVLELTWI